A single region of the Lycium barbarum isolate Lr01 chromosome 2, ASM1917538v2, whole genome shotgun sequence genome encodes:
- the LOC132625914 gene encoding coatomer subunit beta-1-like, with translation MEKSCSLLVHFDKGTPALANEIKEALEGNDVPAKIDAMKNAIMLLLNGETLPQLFITIIRYVLPSEDHTIQKLLLLYLEIIDKTDSKGRVLPEMILICQNLRNNLQHPNEYLRGATLRFLCRLNEVDIIEPLIPSIMNNLEHRHPYVRRNAILAVMSVYKLPHGEQLLIDAPEKIENLLTTEQDLSAKRNAFLMLFQCAQERAINYLFTHVDRVSEWGELLQMVVLDLIRKVCRTNKAEKGKYIKIIISLLTAPSAAVTYECASTLVSLSSAPSAIRAAANTYCQLLQSQSDNNVKLIVLDRLNELKSSHKDVMVDMIMDVLRALSSPNLDIRRKTLDIVLELITPRNINEVVLSLKKDVMKTQSGELEKNGEYRQMLIQAIHSCAIKFPEVASTVVHLLMDFLGDSNVASAMDVVVFVREIIETNPKLRVSIVTRLLDTFYQIRAARVCSCALWIIGEYCLSLSEVESGIATIKPCLGDLPFYSVSEESEDTDSSKKTPQQANSITTVSSRRPAVLADGTYATQSAASETAFSPPTVVQGSLTTGNLRSLLLTGDFFLGAVVACTLTKLILRLEEVQPSKIEVNKATTNALLIMVSMLQLGQSYVLPQPMDNDSHDRIVLCIRLLCNTGDEVRKIWLSSCRESFVNMLSEKQLRETEEIKAKAQISHSQPDDLIDFYHLKSRRGMSQLELEDEVQDDLKRATGEFVKDDNDANKLSRVLQLTGFSDPVYAEAYVTVHHYDIVLDVTVINRTKETLQNLCLELATMGDLKLVERPQNYTLAPESSKQIKANIKVSSTETGVIFGNIVYEASNVLERTVVVLNDIHIDIMDYISPAVCSDAAFRTMWAEFEWENKVAVNTVIQDEKEFLDHIIKSTNMKCLTAPSALEDECGFLAANLYAKSVFGEDALVNLSIEKQQSDGKLSGYIRIRSKTQGIALSLGDKITLKQKGGS, from the exons ATGGAGAAGTCCTGCTCACTGCTGGTACATTTTGACAAGGGTACACCAGCTCTCGCCAATGAGATCAAAGAAGCACTTGAAGGAAATGATGTCCCCGCCAAGATTGATGCTATGAAGAACGCCATAATGCTTTTATTGAATGGAGAAACCCTACCTCAGCtctttattactattattagatATGTCTTGCCTTCGGAGGATCACACAATTCAAAAGCTGCTGCTTTTGTATTTGGAGATCATTGATAAGACAGATTCTAAGGGGCGTGTGCTGCCTGAGATGATCCTAATCTGCCAGAACTTGAGGAATAATTTGCAGCATCCCAATGAGTACCTTCGTGGAGCTACTTTGAGATTTCTTTGCAGGCTGAATGAGGTTGATATAATTGAACCTCTAATTCCATCTATTATGAACAACTTAGAGCACCGACATCCATATGTGAGGAGGAACGCAATTCTTGCTGTGATGTCTGTTTACAAGCTCCCACATGGTGAGCAGCTCCTGATAGATGCACCAGAGAAGATTGAGAATCTCCTAACCACTGAGCAGGATCTATCAGCTAAGAGGAATGCGTTTCTGATGCTCTTCCAATGTGCTCAGGAGCGTGCTATCAATTATCTCTTCACTCATGTTGATAGAGTCTCTGAATGGGGCGAGCTACTTCAGATGGTTGTATTGGATTTGATTCGAAAAGTTTGCAGGACAAACAAAGCGGAGAAAGGGAAGTATATCAAGATTATTATATCATTGCTGACTGCCCCTTCTGCTGCTGTTACATATGAATGTGCTTCAACTCTTGTTTCTTTATCTTCTGCCCCAAGTGCTATAAGAGCTGCAGCCAACACCTACTGTCAACTTCTTCAATCTCAGAGTGACAACAATGTTAAGCTTATTGTGCTTGATCGACTGAATGAATTGAAATCTTCGCATAAAGATGTCATGGTTGATATGATAATGGATGTCCTTAGAGCACTTTCCAGCCCGAACCTTGATATCCGGAGAAAAACACTCGACATTGTGCTTGAACTAATCACTCCCAGGAATATCAATGAGGTTGTTCTCTCACTGAAGAAAGACGTTATGAAAACTCAAAGTGGTGAGCTTGAGAAAAATGGTGAGTACCGCCAAATGCTCATCCAAGCCATTCATTCATGTGCCATAAAGTTTCCAGAAGTGGCAAGCACTGTGGTCCATCTATTGATGGACTTCTTGGGAGACAGCAACGTTGCTTCTGCAATGGATGTGGTCGTTTTTGTCCGGGAGATTATCGAAACAAACCCAAAATTGAGGGTTTCCATTGTGACAAGGCTACTAGACACTTTCTACCAAATTCGAGCAGCACGTGTTTGTTCCTGTGCCCTTTGGATCATTGGAGAGTATTGTCTATCTCTTTCTGAAGTTGAGAGTGGCATTGCAACTATCAAGCCGTGCCTTGGAGACCTACCATTTTACTCGGTTTCTGAGGAAAGTGAAGATACTGATTCTTCAAAAAAGACTCCTCAGCAAGCAAACTCCATTACTACTGTGTCATCTAGAAGACCAGCTGTACTTGCTGATGGGACATATGCTACTCAAAGTGCTGCATCTGAAACTGCTTTCTCTCCTCCAACGGTTGTTCAAGGATCTTTAACCACTGGAAACCTGAGATCTCTTCTTCTAACTGGTGATTTCTTCCTGGGAGCAGTTGTTGCCTGTACACTGACTAAGCTCATTCTGAGGCTGGAAGAAGTTCAACCATCAAAAATTGAAGTGAACAAAGCAACAACAAATGCATTACTGATCATGGTCTCAATGCTACAGCTTGGGCAGTCATATGTTCTTCCTCAGCCAATGGACAATGATTCTCATGACAGAATAGTTCTTTGCATAAGATTGCTCTGTAATACGGGTGACGAGGTTAGGAAGATCTGGTTAAGCTCTTGCCGCGAGAGTTTTGTTAATATGCTTTCTGAGAAACAACTACGAGAGACTGAGGAGATCAAAGCAAAGGCACAAATTTCTCACTCCCAGCCAGATGATCTCATTGATTTCTACCATTTGAAGAGTAGAAGA GGCATGAGCCAGCTGGAGTTGGAAGATGAAGTCCAGGATGATTTGAAACGTGCCACTGGAGAATTTGTCAAGGACGATAATGATGCGAATAAGCTAAGCCGGGTTCTGCAGCTTACAGGGTTTAGTGATCCTGTTTACGCTGAAGCATACGTGACAGTTCATCATTATGACATCGTCCTAGATGTAACCGTAATAAATCGAACCAAAGAGACACTTCAGAATTTATGTTTGGAACTGGCAACAATGGGTGATCTTAAGCTCGTTGAGCGTCCACAGAATTATACTTTAGCTCCTGAGTCAAGCAAGCAGATAAAAGCTAATATCAAGGTGTCTTCTACTGAGACCGGAGTAATTTTCGGTAACATTGTCTATGAGGCTTCAAATGTGCTCGAGCGGACTGTTGTTGTGCTCAATGATATCCATATTGACATCATGGATTATATCTCTCCTGCCGTGTGCAGTGATGCTGCTTTTAGAACTATGTGGGCTGAATTTGAGTGGGAAAACAAG GTTGCTGTCAACACTGTCATTCAAGATGAAAAAGAATTTCTTGACCATATTATCAAATCAACCAACATGAAATGCCTGACTGCACC ATCTGCTCTGGAAGATGAATGCGGGTTCCTTGCTGCTAACCTGTATGCAAAGAGTGTGTTTGGAGAGGATGCTTTGGTGAATTTGAGCATCGAAAAGCAGCAATCAGATGGTAAGCTGAGCGGTTATATTAGGATAAGAAGCAAAACACAAGGAATTGCTCTTAGCCTGGGAGACAAGATAACACTCAAGCAGAAGGGAGGCAGTTGA
- the LOC132625915 gene encoding uncharacterized protein LOC132625915 isoform X1 — MVKTKAPSKKKQQKRGVDFKKIRRKIGRKLPPPQNATNTEIKSKAIILPEQSIASEKAGLAVSKKGLTLKELLQQTSHHNAKVRKDALIGIRDVLLKFPAELKLHKLAVIEKLRERISDDDKLVRESLYQLLKSVIFPGCKEDSKGPINSLMMTYIFNAMTHMAIEVRLMAFKFFDLLIQYFPSCFLLYAEKILQNYEDILQKNKFYLQDKGRLKTALAGLVRCLLLLPCSDQKEGDSLSYNDATWASLHAFDLDLSDKSTGLSGVVNKLTDLLPVLVSCFLDFSPLIHSMGHVDAQSFDCMLSLLQSIDLVVRFFGHASGKNQDNFQRISAVTLKKLWDEFPLGPVDCLSEKDGRYFMLNIVITEIFLRLSYGSELSPALLERFLEFIESSLSDEKIYNGREAGKVHHEKHLIPLVAFIPKLIMQVSVAWKSRILQAFTTVFQKCSPESPMKLACLSAVEEMLLPEQNLEISNHQITWIKKLPELLVLLGDKHPLHAKAVLRLQLRVGQAANLNCPLAKEDIIIIRDFYCTYLNGPFMRLPRDIQELSVCCLYYVSFLDKVLLQSLASCCICHELEPFIVSRIIEVLHSAYKAGHIQIADYISFFITLLSRFQVYPEKIYPNKHEGKSNRGTFKSVVRAVCSCLSQIGDDVLVLQMLEKIVLDEISHKRPVDNIYGFIRLLITLDSKPTRLSEQTINRLSEVLPEYLLDVVNYITEEDDESTKLLIRQTRSYYLLPCFFLFDRSNMLLNQILKVMESFIRGNVSSLLPRQKGGLGKDHFSKILSIVSVLLLMHGDIKMQKLLLSCKTEIRNILESMRTLESSEDITMTTEEKHKIRSAYDRLTAAISTWEYH, encoded by the exons ATGGTGAAAACTAAAGCTCCATCCAAGAAGAAGCAACAAAAACGTGGTGTTGATTTCAAA aaaataAGAAGGAAGATTGGAAGAAAATTGCCTCCACCACAGAATGCTACAAACACTGAAATCAAATCCAAAG CAATTATCCTACCTGAGCAAAGTATAGCTTCGGAGAAGGCTGGTTTAGCTGTGAGCAAGAAAGGTTTAACCTTGAAAGAGCTTCTTCAGCAAACAAGTCATCACAATGCGAAAGTTCGTAAAG ATGCATTAATCGGAATTAGAGACGTTCTTCTTAAATTCCCAGCCGAATTGAAACTGCATAAACTTGCTGTTATTGAGAAACTACGGGAACGTATCAGTGATGATGATAAGTTGGTCCGTGAATCACTCTATCAACTTCTCAAGTCAGTTATTTTTCCTGGCTGTAAAGAG GATAGTAAGGGGCCAATTAATTCCTTGATGATGACATATATATTTAATGCAATGACACACATGGCTATTGAAGTGCGGTTGATGGCTTTCAAATTTTTTGACCTCTTGATCCAGTATTTTCCGTCTTGCTTTTTGCTGTATGCTGAAAAG ATTCTCCAGAACTACGAGGACATTCTGCAGAAGAACAAATTTTACTTGCAAGACAAGGGCAGGCTAAAGACTGCCCTTGCTGGGTTGGTTCGCTGCTTGTTACTATTACCATGTAGTGATCAGAAAGAAGGCGACTCCTTAAGTTACAAT GATGCAACTTGGGCTAGCTTGCATGCTTTTGACCTTGATCTGTCTGATAAATCTACTG GTCTTTCTGGTGTTGTCAACAAATTGACTGATCTCTTACCCGTTCTAGTTAGCTGCTTCCTAGACTTTAGTCCATTAATCCACTCCATGGGCCATGTAGATGCACAATCCTTCGATTGTATGTTGTCCTTACTTCAAAGCATTGATCTTGTGGTCAGGTTTTTTGGTCATGCATCTGGCAAAAATCAAGACAACTTCCAACGTATATCAGCAGTCACTTTAAAAAAGTTATGGGATGAGTTTCCCTTGGGTCCGGTTGATTGCTTGTCAGAGAAG GACGGTCGATATTTCATGCTGAATATTGTAATTACAGAAATATTTTTGCGACTAAGTTATGGATCTGAATTATCCCCTGCATTGTTGGAAAGATTTCTGGAGTTCATCGAGAGTTCTCTATCTGATGAAAAG ATTTACAATGGCAGAGAGGCTGGTAAAGTACATCATGAGAAGCATTTAATTCCACTGGTTGCTTTTATCCCAAAACTCATTATGCAAGTATCTGTTGCTTGGAAGTCTCGTATCCTTCAG GCTTTCACGACAGTTTTTCAGAAATGCAGTCCAGAGTCCCCAATGAAATTGGCTTGCCTTTCTGCTGTTGAGGAAATGCTCCTTCCT GAGCAGAATCTTGAAATATCTAATCATCAAATTACATGGATAAAGAAGCTTCCGGAGCTGTTAGTCCTCTTAGGTGATAAACACCCATTACATGCCAAG GCTGTGTTACGTCTTCAGCTTCGTGTTGGACAAGCTGCTAATTTGAACTGTCCACTGGCAAAAGAAGACATAATAATAATACGAGATTTTTACTGCACCTACCTCAATG GTCCGTTCATGAGGCTTCCTAGAGATATTCAGGAGCTCTCTGTATGCTGCCTGTATTACGTCTCTTTCTTGGACAAGGTGCTACTTCAATCTTTAGCCTCATGTTGCATAT GTCACGAGTTGGAACCATTTATCGTTTCCCGAATCATAGAAGTTCTACACTCAGCCTACAAAGCTGGCCATATCCAGATTGCAGATTACATTAGCTTCTTCATCACTTTGCTTTCACGCTTTCAAGTTTATCCCG AGAAAATCTATCCTAATAAGCATGAAGGGAAGTCAAATCGTGGAACCTTCAAATCAGTTGTTAGGGCTGTTTGTTCTTGTTTGTCACAGATCGGAGATGATGTGCTCGTTTTACAGATGCTGGAGAAAATTGTTCTTGATGAGATA TCTCACAAACGACCAGTAGACAACATTTATGGTTTTATAAGATTGCTTATCACACTAGACTCAAAACCAACTAGACTTTCTGAACAAACTATCAATAGACTAAGCGAGGTTCTTCCGGAGTACTTGTTAgatgttgtgaat TACATTACAGAGGAAGATGACGAGTCTACTAAATTATTGATTCGACAGACAAGGAGTTATTACCTCCTTCCGTGTTTTTTCCTATTCGATAGGAGCAACATGCTGTTAAATCAGATATTGAAAGTGATGGAATCATTCATCAGAGGAAATGTTTCATCACTTTTGCCTCGTCAGAAAGGTGGCTTGGGAAAGGATCATTTCAGCAAAATTCTTTCGATAGTCTCTGTTCTCTTACTTATGCATGGAGATATTAAGATGCAGAAACTTCTTCTGTCATGCAAAACGGAGATTAGAAATATATTAGAAAGCATGCGCACGCTAGAG TCTTCTGAAGATATTACGATGACAACTGAAGAGAAACATAAAATTCGAAGTGCTTATGATAGACTGACTGCAGCCATTAGCACTTGGGAATACCACTAA
- the LOC132625915 gene encoding uncharacterized protein LOC132625915 isoform X2, producing the protein MVKTKAPSKKKQQKRGVDFKKIRRKIGRKLPPPQNATNTEIKSKAIILPEQSIASEKAGLAVSKKGLTLKELLQQTSHHNAKVRKDALIGIRDVLLKFPAELKLHKLAVIEKLRERISDDDKLVRESLYQLLKSVIFPGCKEDSKGPINSLMMTYIFNAMTHMAIEVRLMAFKFFDLLIQYFPSCFLLYAEKILQNYEDILQKNKFYLQDKGRLKTALAGLVRCLLLLPCSDQKEGDSLSYNDATWASLHAFDLDLSDKSTGLSGVVNKLTDLLPVLVSCFLDFSPLIHSMGHVDAQSFDCMLSLLQSIDLVVRFFGHASGKNQDNFQRISAVTLKKLWDEFPLGPVDCLSEKDGRYFMLNIVITEIFLRLSYGSELSPALLERFLEFIESSLSDEKIYNGREAGKVHHEKHLIPLVAFIPKLIMQVSVAWKSRILQAFTTVFQKCSPESPMKLACLSAVEEMLLPNLEISNHQITWIKKLPELLVLLGDKHPLHAKAVLRLQLRVGQAANLNCPLAKEDIIIIRDFYCTYLNGPFMRLPRDIQELSVCCLYYVSFLDKVLLQSLASCCICHELEPFIVSRIIEVLHSAYKAGHIQIADYISFFITLLSRFQVYPEKIYPNKHEGKSNRGTFKSVVRAVCSCLSQIGDDVLVLQMLEKIVLDEISHKRPVDNIYGFIRLLITLDSKPTRLSEQTINRLSEVLPEYLLDVVNYITEEDDESTKLLIRQTRSYYLLPCFFLFDRSNMLLNQILKVMESFIRGNVSSLLPRQKGGLGKDHFSKILSIVSVLLLMHGDIKMQKLLLSCKTEIRNILESMRTLESSEDITMTTEEKHKIRSAYDRLTAAISTWEYH; encoded by the exons ATGGTGAAAACTAAAGCTCCATCCAAGAAGAAGCAACAAAAACGTGGTGTTGATTTCAAA aaaataAGAAGGAAGATTGGAAGAAAATTGCCTCCACCACAGAATGCTACAAACACTGAAATCAAATCCAAAG CAATTATCCTACCTGAGCAAAGTATAGCTTCGGAGAAGGCTGGTTTAGCTGTGAGCAAGAAAGGTTTAACCTTGAAAGAGCTTCTTCAGCAAACAAGTCATCACAATGCGAAAGTTCGTAAAG ATGCATTAATCGGAATTAGAGACGTTCTTCTTAAATTCCCAGCCGAATTGAAACTGCATAAACTTGCTGTTATTGAGAAACTACGGGAACGTATCAGTGATGATGATAAGTTGGTCCGTGAATCACTCTATCAACTTCTCAAGTCAGTTATTTTTCCTGGCTGTAAAGAG GATAGTAAGGGGCCAATTAATTCCTTGATGATGACATATATATTTAATGCAATGACACACATGGCTATTGAAGTGCGGTTGATGGCTTTCAAATTTTTTGACCTCTTGATCCAGTATTTTCCGTCTTGCTTTTTGCTGTATGCTGAAAAG ATTCTCCAGAACTACGAGGACATTCTGCAGAAGAACAAATTTTACTTGCAAGACAAGGGCAGGCTAAAGACTGCCCTTGCTGGGTTGGTTCGCTGCTTGTTACTATTACCATGTAGTGATCAGAAAGAAGGCGACTCCTTAAGTTACAAT GATGCAACTTGGGCTAGCTTGCATGCTTTTGACCTTGATCTGTCTGATAAATCTACTG GTCTTTCTGGTGTTGTCAACAAATTGACTGATCTCTTACCCGTTCTAGTTAGCTGCTTCCTAGACTTTAGTCCATTAATCCACTCCATGGGCCATGTAGATGCACAATCCTTCGATTGTATGTTGTCCTTACTTCAAAGCATTGATCTTGTGGTCAGGTTTTTTGGTCATGCATCTGGCAAAAATCAAGACAACTTCCAACGTATATCAGCAGTCACTTTAAAAAAGTTATGGGATGAGTTTCCCTTGGGTCCGGTTGATTGCTTGTCAGAGAAG GACGGTCGATATTTCATGCTGAATATTGTAATTACAGAAATATTTTTGCGACTAAGTTATGGATCTGAATTATCCCCTGCATTGTTGGAAAGATTTCTGGAGTTCATCGAGAGTTCTCTATCTGATGAAAAG ATTTACAATGGCAGAGAGGCTGGTAAAGTACATCATGAGAAGCATTTAATTCCACTGGTTGCTTTTATCCCAAAACTCATTATGCAAGTATCTGTTGCTTGGAAGTCTCGTATCCTTCAG GCTTTCACGACAGTTTTTCAGAAATGCAGTCCAGAGTCCCCAATGAAATTGGCTTGCCTTTCTGCTGTTGAGGAAATGCTCCTTCCT AATCTTGAAATATCTAATCATCAAATTACATGGATAAAGAAGCTTCCGGAGCTGTTAGTCCTCTTAGGTGATAAACACCCATTACATGCCAAG GCTGTGTTACGTCTTCAGCTTCGTGTTGGACAAGCTGCTAATTTGAACTGTCCACTGGCAAAAGAAGACATAATAATAATACGAGATTTTTACTGCACCTACCTCAATG GTCCGTTCATGAGGCTTCCTAGAGATATTCAGGAGCTCTCTGTATGCTGCCTGTATTACGTCTCTTTCTTGGACAAGGTGCTACTTCAATCTTTAGCCTCATGTTGCATAT GTCACGAGTTGGAACCATTTATCGTTTCCCGAATCATAGAAGTTCTACACTCAGCCTACAAAGCTGGCCATATCCAGATTGCAGATTACATTAGCTTCTTCATCACTTTGCTTTCACGCTTTCAAGTTTATCCCG AGAAAATCTATCCTAATAAGCATGAAGGGAAGTCAAATCGTGGAACCTTCAAATCAGTTGTTAGGGCTGTTTGTTCTTGTTTGTCACAGATCGGAGATGATGTGCTCGTTTTACAGATGCTGGAGAAAATTGTTCTTGATGAGATA TCTCACAAACGACCAGTAGACAACATTTATGGTTTTATAAGATTGCTTATCACACTAGACTCAAAACCAACTAGACTTTCTGAACAAACTATCAATAGACTAAGCGAGGTTCTTCCGGAGTACTTGTTAgatgttgtgaat TACATTACAGAGGAAGATGACGAGTCTACTAAATTATTGATTCGACAGACAAGGAGTTATTACCTCCTTCCGTGTTTTTTCCTATTCGATAGGAGCAACATGCTGTTAAATCAGATATTGAAAGTGATGGAATCATTCATCAGAGGAAATGTTTCATCACTTTTGCCTCGTCAGAAAGGTGGCTTGGGAAAGGATCATTTCAGCAAAATTCTTTCGATAGTCTCTGTTCTCTTACTTATGCATGGAGATATTAAGATGCAGAAACTTCTTCTGTCATGCAAAACGGAGATTAGAAATATATTAGAAAGCATGCGCACGCTAGAG TCTTCTGAAGATATTACGATGACAACTGAAGAGAAACATAAAATTCGAAGTGCTTATGATAGACTGACTGCAGCCATTAGCACTTGGGAATACCACTAA